One genomic segment of Desulfocapsa sulfexigens DSM 10523 includes these proteins:
- a CDS encoding methyltransferase family protein, translating into MTRIILFTVGTLFFLYVSRRSLLNPKTHGFYRFFVFEGNLVLVLLNHPYWFVDPSSPLHILSWLLLAVSISFIVQALIMLKKRGGHGDRPGTPENHAFENTVNVVDTGLYRYIRHPMYSSLLFLGWGACLKNTTPLTLGLVLGVSAFLFLAARVEEQENIRFFGSSYRAYMKRSRMFVPWFL; encoded by the coding sequence ATGACCCGAATTATTCTGTTTACTGTCGGCACTCTTTTCTTTCTTTACGTTTCCAGACGTTCTCTGCTCAATCCCAAAACGCACGGTTTCTACAGGTTCTTTGTCTTTGAAGGGAATCTGGTTCTTGTTCTGTTGAATCATCCCTATTGGTTTGTAGATCCAAGCTCACCTCTTCATATCCTGTCCTGGCTGTTGCTGGCGGTTTCAATCTCTTTTATTGTCCAGGCCCTGATTATGTTGAAAAAACGGGGTGGCCACGGGGATCGGCCAGGCACTCCTGAAAATCACGCTTTTGAGAACACGGTCAATGTGGTTGATACGGGTCTCTATCGGTATATTCGGCATCCCATGTACAGCTCTCTGCTGTTTCTCGGGTGGGGGGCATGTCTGAAAAATACTACGCCCTTAACCTTGGGACTGGTTTTGGGCGTGAGCGCCTTCCTTTTTCTTGCTGCAAGGGTGGAGGAGCAGGAGAATATTCGTTTTTTTGGCTCCTCCTACAGGGCATATATGAAACGGAGCAGGATGTTTGTTCCGTGGTTCCTGTAA
- a CDS encoding B12-binding domain-containing radical SAM protein yields MKVLLVSMPDVVPVLVHEAAVHIPNLGIASIGGNIDSEHEVFLVDLIRKRRSVKKYLTKIIGKIKPDLVGLSAMAWQYDTCIKIAHLIKDMHPDIQIVIGGYHATLMAEEIADSPQSRWIDYIVRGEGEEVCRRLVNGLAGKDTFSDIPGLSFRNESDGKFIHNPRAENLDLKTIKLPIRDKRRLTWGYHLMNASIETLETSRGCTRSCNFCSMKNMYGRSFRIYPISRVLEDIDDIYFNRKVRSIFITDDNMVLNPKRVIELCDAIIARGYKKLKFFVQADCVTMAMREDMVAKMAAAGFCSVFLGIENGSKKNLSAAGKGDIVAASRKAIDNCHKYGMMVIGGLIFGFPEDDVESITENYQFFKEIGADAAYCQIITPYPKTGMREHLLSLDLVTNRTDLKKYNGLWANVRTNFLDSDALQYHFWYQRQIVLGWWKPPNTVKKQGKLWTWIWLFAFKPILKLHYRRVMRKYGWQGRYKREIERLERMNTFTDLNDY; encoded by the coding sequence GTGAAGGTTTTACTGGTTTCCATGCCCGATGTGGTCCCAGTGCTTGTCCATGAGGCAGCCGTGCATATACCAAACCTTGGTATTGCAAGTATTGGCGGTAATATTGATTCGGAACATGAGGTTTTTCTGGTCGACCTTATCCGGAAACGGCGTTCGGTAAAAAAATATCTGACTAAAATTATAGGTAAAATAAAACCGGATCTGGTCGGCCTGTCGGCCATGGCCTGGCAGTACGATACCTGCATTAAAATTGCCCATTTGATCAAGGATATGCATCCTGATATACAGATTGTTATCGGCGGCTATCACGCGACTTTGATGGCAGAGGAAATAGCTGATTCTCCCCAGTCCCGATGGATCGATTATATCGTACGAGGTGAGGGGGAAGAGGTATGCAGGCGTCTGGTAAATGGACTTGCAGGAAAAGATACGTTTTCGGATATCCCCGGACTTTCGTTTCGCAACGAGAGTGACGGAAAGTTTATCCATAACCCTCGGGCGGAAAATCTTGACCTTAAAACGATAAAGCTCCCCATCCGTGATAAACGCAGGTTGACCTGGGGCTATCATCTGATGAATGCCAGTATAGAAACTCTGGAAACGTCCCGGGGCTGCACCCGGTCATGCAACTTCTGCAGCATGAAAAATATGTACGGGCGAAGTTTTCGTATCTATCCCATAAGCCGGGTGCTCGAAGATATTGATGATATCTATTTTAATCGCAAGGTACGTTCCATCTTTATCACCGATGACAATATGGTACTCAACCCGAAACGGGTAATTGAGCTTTGTGATGCCATTATCGCCAGGGGCTATAAAAAGCTGAAGTTCTTTGTTCAGGCAGACTGTGTCACCATGGCAATGCGGGAAGATATGGTGGCGAAAATGGCTGCGGCGGGGTTTTGCTCTGTTTTTCTGGGTATAGAAAATGGTTCCAAAAAGAATCTCAGTGCAGCGGGCAAGGGTGATATCGTCGCTGCTTCCAGGAAGGCCATTGATAACTGTCATAAATATGGAATGATGGTGATTGGCGGACTTATCTTTGGGTTTCCCGAGGATGATGTGGAATCCATTACGGAAAATTACCAGTTTTTTAAGGAGATTGGAGCTGACGCGGCCTATTGCCAGATTATTACCCCCTATCCCAAAACGGGTATGCGTGAGCATCTTTTGTCTTTGGACCTGGTTACGAATAGGACAGATCTGAAAAAATATAATGGACTTTGGGCTAATGTTCGGACTAACTTTCTTGACTCAGATGCGTTACAGTACCACTTCTGGTATCAGCGACAGATTGTGCTTGGTTGGTGGAAACCACCCAACACTGTAAAAAAACAGGGAAAGCTCTGGACATGGATATGGCTCTTTGCCTTTAAGCCGATTTTGAAACTGCACTATCGTCGGGTGATGAGAAAATATGGGTGGCAGGGGCGCTATAAACGGGAAATAGAACGTCTGGAACGGATGAATACTTTTACCGATCTAAATGATTATTAA
- a CDS encoding lysophospholipid acyltransferase family protein, whose protein sequence is MDRISDVVVTLVCWFYFIFAFLLFFSFFYLAVFFFARDRERAFQYLDHLFFKGFFWLLRTLVPRHIWEIDRKIREIHGAIIVCNHLSYLDPLLLISQLPQNKTIVKTKFFHAPVFGWLLKVSGYLPATTEGAHAKRMIAQVENMGSYFKNGGNLFVFPEGTRNTASHLGDFHRGVFKIARMYRCPVHVLSLCNSDKLFTPGKFFFNTRVHNHIRMKSIGCLDPGVDAGRISATALEKKVRQIFESDGSCMEGGR, encoded by the coding sequence ATGGACAGGATCAGTGATGTTGTGGTGACCCTTGTCTGCTGGTTTTATTTTATCTTTGCCTTCCTGCTGTTCTTCTCCTTTTTTTATCTGGCTGTCTTTTTCTTCGCGAGAGACAGGGAGCGGGCCTTTCAGTATCTCGATCATCTGTTTTTTAAAGGATTCTTCTGGCTCCTCCGCACCCTGGTACCGAGGCATATATGGGAGATTGATCGAAAAATAAGGGAAATTCACGGTGCCATCATAGTTTGTAATCATCTCTCCTATCTTGATCCGCTTCTCCTGATTTCTCAGTTGCCTCAAAACAAGACCATTGTAAAGACGAAATTTTTTCATGCACCTGTTTTCGGCTGGTTACTCAAGGTTTCCGGCTATCTTCCTGCAACTACAGAAGGCGCTCATGCAAAAAGGATGATAGCTCAGGTGGAAAATATGGGAAGTTATTTTAAAAATGGTGGCAATCTCTTCGTCTTTCCTGAAGGAACCAGAAACACGGCTTCTCATCTTGGTGATTTTCATAGGGGCGTCTTTAAGATAGCCCGTATGTATAGATGTCCTGTTCATGTGTTGAGCCTCTGTAATAGTGATAAACTGTTTACTCCGGGAAAGTTTTTTTTTAATACCAGGGTGCATAACCACATACGAATGAAGAGTATTGGCTGTCTCGATCCTGGAGTGGATGCGGGAAGGATATCTGCCACGGCCCTTGAGAAAAAGGTTCGCCAGATTTTTGAATCCGATGGCAGTTGCATGGAGGGAGGGCGGTGA
- a CDS encoding hybrid sensor histidine kinase/response regulator yields the protein MNFLNILQSGFEFSEDEYELRLKYILFNCLIGSNVLLVSIAGLLRFATGNTLQGAVDFVYIALAILIALLARRSQRLFPALILWIMFVSLVIISLTYRFLSSDIAGISWFLVLIITAFYLTEKKWAYILFSLSLLLVIYFSATSEAKNYTAPDIFYGVLPLLVTLVFVQFYERRNTLSGEILRALNVQLKEKVLDTASELSISENRFRNLIENISDWVWEIDKDGVFVYTSPSVQLILGYEPEEVKGFSHRDFLWENDAVKDKGLLVHYTRWGISFKDRVLEVKHKNGYPVMVEVSGQPIFDSEGVFAGYQGVSRDITGRLAAEKTNAELRDQLHQAQKMEAVGTLAGGIAHDFNNILSAIIGYAEITKMDLPTGSNAKENINQVLLAGKRATELVRQILTFSRKNEQKKEPLHVHLIVKEALKMLRSSLPTTIDIRTNVRSENGTVLANPTSIHQIVVNLCANASQAIGNAKGILEVSLDRVCLSAEQVADKPLVDAGFFVLLRVKDTGNGMSEETIARIFEPYFTTKEKGEGTGLGLAVIHGIVEDIHGFIQVESCSGEGSCFSVYLPEVQENLTLVSTSEETTQLPMGNERILVVDDEPDLLDVTEIYLNGFGYSVVTEMRSTAALKLFLASPDSFDLVFTDQTMPDVTGVELAQAMLAVRPDLPVILCTGYTSALSEDEVCSLGIKSFIEKPVSKEILARTVRRLLDDKLKNV from the coding sequence ATGAACTTCTTGAATATCTTACAGAGTGGCTTTGAATTCTCCGAAGATGAGTATGAGTTACGTTTAAAATATATCCTGTTCAACTGTCTTATCGGCAGTAATGTGCTTCTTGTTTCAATCGCCGGCCTGCTGCGTTTTGCAACCGGTAATACTCTGCAGGGGGCTGTGGACTTTGTCTACATTGCGCTGGCAATCCTTATTGCCCTTCTTGCAAGACGTTCCCAAAGGCTTTTCCCGGCACTCATCCTCTGGATCATGTTTGTCTCGTTAGTGATAATCTCCCTGACCTACAGGTTTTTGTCAAGTGATATTGCCGGGATAAGCTGGTTTCTGGTTCTGATTATTACGGCGTTTTATCTCACCGAAAAGAAATGGGCCTACATACTGTTTAGTTTGTCACTGTTGCTGGTTATATATTTCAGTGCAACCAGTGAAGCGAAGAACTATACAGCTCCAGATATTTTCTATGGTGTTCTTCCTCTGCTTGTTACCCTTGTTTTTGTACAATTTTATGAGAGAAGAAACACTCTCTCCGGCGAGATATTACGTGCTCTCAATGTACAACTCAAGGAGAAGGTTCTGGATACGGCGTCAGAACTCTCGATCAGTGAAAACAGGTTTCGGAATTTGATTGAGAATATCTCTGACTGGGTATGGGAAATAGACAAGGATGGTGTGTTTGTCTATACCAGCCCTTCAGTTCAGCTAATATTGGGCTATGAGCCAGAGGAAGTGAAAGGGTTTTCCCATCGCGATTTTTTGTGGGAGAATGATGCAGTAAAAGATAAAGGGCTTTTGGTTCATTACACGAGATGGGGTATTTCTTTTAAGGATAGAGTGCTCGAAGTAAAACATAAAAATGGGTATCCCGTTATGGTTGAGGTGTCAGGTCAGCCGATTTTTGACAGTGAAGGAGTATTTGCAGGATATCAAGGAGTGAGTCGGGATATCACCGGAAGGCTTGCCGCTGAAAAAACAAACGCCGAATTGAGGGATCAGTTGCATCAGGCTCAAAAGATGGAAGCAGTTGGTACCCTGGCGGGTGGGATTGCCCACGATTTCAATAATATCCTTTCAGCAATCATCGGATATGCTGAAATCACAAAAATGGATCTTCCGACAGGCAGTAATGCAAAGGAAAACATTAACCAGGTTTTACTGGCTGGGAAGCGGGCCACAGAACTCGTCAGGCAGATACTTACCTTCAGCAGGAAAAATGAACAAAAAAAAGAACCTTTACATGTCCATCTGATTGTTAAAGAAGCGCTTAAAATGCTCCGCTCCTCATTGCCCACCACCATAGATATACGAACGAATGTCCGCTCTGAAAACGGGACGGTTCTCGCCAACCCGACGAGTATCCATCAGATTGTGGTGAATCTTTGTGCAAATGCCTCACAGGCCATTGGTAACGCCAAGGGAATCCTGGAGGTGAGTCTGGATCGGGTGTGTTTGAGTGCTGAACAGGTTGCGGACAAACCACTGGTGGATGCAGGTTTCTTTGTACTGTTAAGGGTGAAAGACACTGGCAACGGTATGAGTGAGGAAACCATAGCACGAATTTTCGAGCCATATTTCACTACCAAGGAAAAGGGAGAGGGGACGGGACTTGGACTAGCTGTGATTCATGGTATTGTGGAGGACATACATGGTTTTATTCAGGTGGAGAGTTGTTCAGGAGAGGGGAGCTGTTTTAGTGTGTACCTTCCTGAGGTTCAGGAGAATCTGACTCTTGTGTCCACCTCTGAAGAGACTACTCAGCTCCCGATGGGCAATGAAAGAATACTTGTTGTAGATGATGAACCGGACCTTCTGGATGTTACTGAGATCTATCTGAACGGCTTCGGGTACAGTGTGGTCACAGAGATGCGGAGTACAGCAGCATTGAAGCTGTTTCTTGCATCTCCTGATTCCTTTGACCTGGTGTTCACCGATCAGACCATGCCAGATGTGACCGGTGTCGAACTGGCACAGGCCATGCTTGCCGTAAGGCCCGATTTACCTGTAATTCTCTGTACAGGATATACGTCTGCTCTGTCCGAGGATGAGGTGTGTTCACTTGGAATAAAAAGTTTTATCGAAAAGCCTGTGAGCAAGGAAATCCTTGCCCGGACGGTCAGGCGTTTACTTGATGATAAATTGAAGAACGTGTAA
- a CDS encoding radical SAM/SPASM domain-containing protein: MQLYNLEFTEEEIKNAVAEDRLLSMEIEFSRICNFRCSYCYVPEKKECRGELTKDELKDVLLQAKALGARKIIILGGEPSIYPHLPEMLRFLDDHGFQIEMFTNGTGVDGELAQLLAKLKVRVVLKLNSMKREVQDRLAGREGAYDIIQTAFANLKVAGYPSSDLFLALSTVICQTNFDELVEMWKWIRDQKMEPYFEVITPQANAITNSWLTVDSEKLKNLFAELSAIDQETYGREWEPQPPLVGNKCMRHQVSCLLTATGDVMPCVGVTIPLDNIRNNSLAHILKNSEVIQNLKNYREMIRGECRDCDKAEECYGCRGAAYQLTGDYLASDPTCWRNQKSEP, encoded by the coding sequence ATGCAGCTATATAATCTTGAATTTACTGAAGAAGAAATAAAAAACGCAGTGGCCGAAGACAGGCTCCTGTCAATGGAAATAGAGTTCAGTCGTATCTGTAATTTTCGCTGTTCATACTGTTATGTGCCCGAGAAGAAGGAGTGCAGAGGGGAACTGACAAAAGATGAGCTGAAGGATGTGCTTCTTCAGGCCAAGGCGCTCGGGGCCAGAAAGATTATTATCCTGGGTGGAGAGCCGAGTATCTATCCACATCTTCCTGAGATGCTGAGATTTCTGGATGACCATGGTTTTCAAATTGAAATGTTTACCAATGGAACCGGAGTGGATGGTGAGCTTGCACAGCTTTTGGCAAAACTGAAAGTCCGGGTGGTATTAAAACTGAACTCCATGAAACGGGAAGTACAGGATCGCCTGGCAGGAAGGGAAGGGGCCTATGATATTATTCAAACTGCCTTTGCTAATCTGAAAGTTGCAGGGTACCCCTCTTCTGATCTCTTCCTTGCTCTTTCAACGGTGATTTGCCAGACAAACTTTGATGAACTGGTCGAGATGTGGAAGTGGATTCGAGACCAGAAAATGGAGCCTTATTTTGAGGTGATCACCCCCCAGGCAAATGCCATTACAAATAGCTGGCTCACCGTTGATTCTGAAAAATTGAAAAATCTGTTTGCAGAGCTGTCTGCAATTGACCAGGAAACGTATGGTCGTGAGTGGGAGCCCCAGCCTCCCCTTGTCGGGAATAAATGTATGCGCCATCAGGTGTCCTGCCTCCTGACCGCAACCGGTGATGTGATGCCCTGCGTCGGGGTGACCATTCCCTTGGATAATATCCGCAACAACAGCCTTGCACATATTTTGAAGAATAGTGAAGTTATTCAGAATCTCAAGAATTATCGGGAGATGATTAGGGGTGAATGCAGGGACTGCGATAAGGCCGAGGAGTGTTACGGCTGCCGTGGAGCAGCCTATCAGCTTACCGGCGATTATCTTGCCTCCGATCCCACCTGCTGGCGGAATCAAAAAAGTGAACCGTGA
- a CDS encoding phytoene desaturase family protein has translation MKHDAEKLVIVGSGIGGLSSGIILAGLGYDVTVVEKNRRAGGLLRSYTRDGMECEVGVHYLGSLGKGQVLRKFFDYLGVRDVIPVTPMGTSGVIDRYLFDAPATHPPQFDLPVGFDAYENNLRKAFPAETSCIENVVAAIRKSSEQLHSLDALYATEDFSLLDQTEPYGDILDQLGCSPGLRSVLAIPSSWIGVSIADCPAYYHNMALASYLSSSWRLEKSGAHMADVLVDRFKALGGKLITSAEVSSIAVDSRVVGGVRLESGEYLPASIVIGAVHPQVVLRMLPDGAVKPSYRNRIKRLENTHSIFAVHARIDADTHPEVPHNTFKVETDVDGNITDLKYYQFRKNKTENSTLLSILTSGNDALWEDWRDSKTGRRDAGYGEAKNKLASALVAEAEELFGPLKRLKMVDAYTPLTIRDWVNSPDGSAYGVLRSSSQTLATALLNRTAVQGLYLAGQNVVAPGVIGTIMGSFSTVKLILGPEEFRKKICL, from the coding sequence GTGAAGCATGACGCTGAAAAGCTGGTCATTGTCGGATCAGGTATCGGCGGTTTAAGCTCGGGGATAATCCTTGCCGGTCTCGGCTATGATGTGACTGTCGTTGAGAAAAACAGACGGGCCGGGGGGTTACTCCGTAGTTATACCAGGGATGGAATGGAATGTGAGGTTGGGGTACATTATCTCGGATCTCTCGGTAAGGGCCAGGTTCTCAGGAAATTTTTTGATTATCTTGGTGTTCGCGATGTTATCCCTGTCACACCTATGGGAACCAGTGGTGTCATTGATCGCTACCTCTTTGATGCTCCGGCAACTCACCCTCCTCAGTTTGATTTACCCGTCGGCTTTGATGCCTACGAAAATAATCTCAGAAAAGCATTTCCTGCTGAAACGTCCTGTATTGAAAACGTTGTTGCAGCCATTCGAAAGAGTTCCGAACAACTGCACTCTCTTGATGCTTTGTATGCAACGGAAGATTTCTCTCTCCTCGACCAAACCGAACCCTATGGGGACATTCTGGATCAGCTTGGTTGCTCTCCCGGTCTGCGGAGTGTGCTTGCTATTCCCTCCTCCTGGATAGGTGTGTCGATTGCGGATTGTCCTGCCTATTATCATAATATGGCCCTTGCCTCCTACCTCTCTTCATCCTGGCGTCTGGAAAAGAGTGGCGCTCATATGGCAGATGTCCTTGTCGATCGCTTCAAGGCGCTGGGGGGAAAGCTTATTACCTCAGCTGAAGTGAGCAGTATAGCAGTGGATTCACGAGTTGTCGGCGGCGTGCGTCTTGAATCAGGAGAATACCTGCCGGCCTCTATCGTTATAGGGGCAGTACATCCCCAGGTCGTTTTACGAATGCTGCCCGACGGAGCGGTGAAGCCATCATATCGAAACCGTATAAAACGGTTAGAAAATACCCACTCTATTTTTGCGGTTCATGCTCGTATCGATGCCGATACGCATCCGGAAGTGCCACACAATACCTTTAAGGTTGAAACGGACGTTGACGGGAACATTACAGATCTGAAATATTATCAGTTTAGAAAAAACAAAACTGAAAACAGTACGTTGCTGTCAATCCTTACATCGGGAAATGATGCTCTCTGGGAAGACTGGAGGGACAGCAAAACAGGACGACGTGATGCCGGTTATGGTGAAGCGAAAAATAAACTGGCCAGTGCTCTCGTGGCTGAGGCGGAAGAATTGTTTGGTCCTTTGAAGAGACTTAAGATGGTGGATGCATACACGCCACTCACCATACGCGATTGGGTGAATAGCCCGGATGGCAGCGCCTATGGAGTTCTAAGGTCCTCAAGCCAGACTCTGGCCACTGCTCTGCTCAATCGTACCGCGGTTCAGGGGCTGTATCTCGCCGGGCAGAATGTGGTTGCGCCTGGTGTTATTGGTACTATTATGGGTTCATTCAGTACCGTCAAACTGATCCTGGGTCCAGAGGAGTTCCGGAAAAAAATCTGTTTGTGA